The following are encoded in a window of Saccharothrix longispora genomic DNA:
- a CDS encoding oxidoreductase has translation MTDPLAPLLALPGVTAAVDSARDAVFQVHRHRVNLRGWATTAAEASVRAARASAALDGGATAIPEDGAVTDPVLAGALRVAEALGVVLPTWQRAPLQALARLHLLAGADLGGELGRPRPAPGVAERLDLLAQLVTGGTSAPGPLVVAVVHGELMSLAPFDKANGVVARAASRLASIATGLDPKSLGVPEVMCLRRQNDYAAALHGFSTGDPEGIGRWITFWCEALEAGAREARSIADAAAG, from the coding sequence GTGACCGATCCGCTCGCCCCGCTGCTGGCCCTGCCCGGCGTGACCGCCGCCGTCGACTCGGCCCGCGACGCCGTGTTCCAGGTGCACCGGCACCGGGTGAACCTGCGCGGCTGGGCCACCACCGCGGCCGAGGCGTCCGTGCGCGCCGCCCGCGCGTCCGCCGCGCTCGACGGCGGGGCCACCGCCATCCCCGAGGACGGCGCGGTCACCGACCCGGTGCTGGCCGGCGCGCTGCGCGTGGCCGAGGCGCTGGGCGTGGTGCTCCCGACGTGGCAGCGCGCGCCCCTGCAGGCCCTGGCCCGGCTCCACCTCCTGGCCGGCGCCGACCTGGGCGGCGAACTGGGCCGCCCCCGACCGGCGCCGGGCGTGGCCGAGCGCCTGGACCTGCTGGCGCAGCTCGTGACCGGCGGCACGTCCGCCCCGGGACCGCTGGTGGTCGCCGTCGTGCACGGCGAGCTGATGTCCCTCGCGCCGTTCGACAAGGCCAACGGGGTCGTGGCGCGTGCCGCGTCCCGCCTGGCCTCCATCGCGACCGGCCTGGACCCGAAGTCGCTCGGCGTGCCCGAGGTCATGTGCCTGCGCAGGCAGAACGACTACGCCGCCGCCCTGCACGGCTTCTCCACCGGCGACCCCGAGGGCATCGGCCGCTGGATCACCTTCTGGTGCGAGGCCCTGGAGGCCGGCGCCCGCGAGGCGCGGAGCATCGCCGACGCCGCCGCCGGCTGA
- the murQ gene encoding N-acetylmuramic acid 6-phosphate etherase, giving the protein MTPPRHDVVVTVESPTEARNPRTEDIDRLSTLDVLRLINAEDHLVPDAVAAVLPELARAADLAVGALRAGGRVHYVGAGTSGRLATLDAAELVPTFNTPPDWFVAHHAGGREALVNAVENVEDQASAGAAEIRRHAVAGDLVVGVTASGRTPFVVAALEEARALGARTVLVSNNPTATAPVDVDVLIAVDTGPEAIAGSTRMKAGTSQKLVLTSFSTAVMVRLGRTYSNLMVSMRATNAKLRGRTVRILREATGLAEQECTTALADAGGDLKVALVHLLADVPTALAADALGKTQGHVRQALTLLAPGATG; this is encoded by the coding sequence ATGACGCCGCCGCGGCACGACGTCGTGGTCACCGTGGAATCCCCCACCGAGGCCAGGAACCCGAGGACCGAGGACATCGACCGGCTGTCCACGCTGGACGTGCTGCGGCTGATCAACGCCGAGGACCACCTGGTCCCGGACGCCGTGGCCGCCGTCCTGCCGGAGCTGGCGCGGGCGGCGGACCTCGCCGTGGGCGCGCTGCGGGCCGGCGGGCGGGTGCACTACGTGGGCGCGGGCACCTCCGGCCGGCTGGCCACGCTGGACGCCGCCGAGCTGGTGCCGACGTTCAACACGCCGCCGGACTGGTTCGTCGCGCACCACGCGGGCGGGCGGGAAGCCCTGGTCAACGCGGTGGAGAACGTCGAGGACCAGGCGTCCGCCGGCGCCGCCGAGATCCGCAGGCACGCGGTGGCGGGCGACCTGGTGGTGGGCGTCACGGCGTCCGGGCGCACGCCGTTCGTCGTGGCCGCGCTGGAGGAGGCCCGCGCGCTGGGCGCCCGCACGGTCCTGGTGTCGAACAACCCGACCGCGACCGCGCCGGTCGACGTGGACGTGCTGATCGCCGTGGACACCGGCCCGGAGGCCATCGCCGGGTCCACCCGGATGAAGGCGGGCACGTCGCAGAAGCTGGTGCTGACGTCGTTCTCGACGGCGGTGATGGTCCGGCTGGGCCGCACCTACTCGAACCTGATGGTGTCGATGCGCGCCACGAACGCGAAGCTGCGCGGTCGCACGGTGCGCATCCTGCGCGAGGCGACGGGCCTGGCCGAGCAGGAGTGCACGACGGCGCTGGCCGACGCGGGCGGCGACCTCAAGGTCGCGCTGGTGCACCTGCTGGCCGACGTGCCCACCGCGCTGGCCGCGGACGCCCTGGGGAAGACGCAGGGGCACGTGCGGCAGGCGCTCACCCTGCTGGCACCGGGCGCCACGGGATAG
- the acs gene encoding acetate--CoA ligase, which produces MTEPHAALDNLSTENRKFPPSDEFAAQANATAALYEEADADREAFWAEQAERLSWDAKWTQVLDWSNAPFARWFVGGRLNVAYNCVDRHVESGHGEQVAIHWEGEPGDSRTITYADLQREVSKAANALVELGVGAEDRVAIYMPMVPEAIFSMLACARLGALHSVVFGGFSAEALRTRIEDSQAKLVITTDGQYRRGKSAALKPAVDEAVAKAGSVEHVLVVKRTNSDVEWTEGRDVWWHDLVDRQSEQHTPEAFDSEHPLFILYTSGTTGNPKGILHTSGGYLTQASYTHHAVFDLKPDTDVYWCTADIGWVTGHSYIVYGPLSNRVTQVVYEGTPDTPDKGRHWQIVQKYGVSIYYTAPTLIRTFMKWGADIPAGYDLSSLRVLGSVGEPINPEAWIWYRETIGAGKTPVVDTWWQTETGAIMISPLPGATAAKPGSAQRPLPGIGAKVVDDQGDEVPHGGGGYLVLDEPWPAMLRGIWGDEQRYRDTYWSRFGERGYYFAGDGAKYDADGDIWLLGRVDDVMNVSGHRISTTEVESALVSHPTVAEAAVVGATDATTGQGIVAFVILRGGVAEGSDGAEAIKALRDHVAKEIGPIAKPRQIMVVPELPKTRSGKIMRRLLRDVAENRQVGDVTTLADSSVMDLISQGLKTGSPED; this is translated from the coding sequence ATGACAGAGCCGCACGCCGCCCTGGACAACCTGTCGACCGAGAACAGGAAGTTCCCGCCCAGCGACGAGTTCGCCGCACAGGCCAACGCCACCGCCGCGCTCTACGAGGAGGCGGACGCCGACCGCGAGGCGTTCTGGGCGGAGCAGGCCGAGCGGCTGTCCTGGGACGCGAAGTGGACGCAGGTCCTCGACTGGTCGAACGCCCCGTTCGCCAGGTGGTTCGTCGGGGGCAGGCTCAACGTCGCGTACAACTGCGTCGACCGGCACGTCGAGTCCGGGCACGGCGAGCAGGTCGCCATCCACTGGGAGGGCGAGCCCGGCGACAGCCGGACCATCACCTACGCCGACCTCCAGCGCGAGGTCTCCAAGGCCGCGAACGCCCTGGTCGAACTGGGTGTCGGCGCCGAGGACCGGGTCGCCATCTACATGCCGATGGTCCCCGAGGCGATCTTCTCCATGCTCGCCTGCGCACGCCTGGGCGCGCTGCACAGCGTGGTGTTCGGCGGCTTCTCCGCCGAGGCCCTGCGCACCCGCATCGAGGACTCGCAAGCCAAGCTCGTGATCACCACGGACGGCCAGTACCGGCGCGGCAAGTCGGCGGCGCTCAAGCCCGCCGTGGACGAGGCCGTGGCCAAGGCCGGGAGCGTCGAGCACGTGCTCGTGGTGAAGCGGACGAACTCCGACGTCGAGTGGACCGAGGGTCGCGACGTGTGGTGGCACGACCTGGTCGACCGCCAGTCCGAGCAGCACACCCCGGAGGCGTTCGACTCCGAGCACCCGCTGTTCATCCTCTACACCTCGGGCACCACCGGTAACCCCAAGGGCATCCTGCACACCTCGGGCGGCTACCTGACCCAGGCGTCGTACACGCACCACGCCGTGTTCGACCTCAAGCCGGACACCGACGTCTACTGGTGCACCGCCGACATCGGCTGGGTCACCGGGCACAGCTACATCGTGTACGGCCCGCTGTCCAACCGCGTCACGCAGGTCGTCTACGAGGGCACCCCGGACACCCCCGACAAGGGCCGGCACTGGCAGATCGTGCAGAAGTACGGCGTGTCCATCTACTACACCGCGCCGACGCTGATCCGCACGTTCATGAAGTGGGGCGCGGACATCCCCGCCGGGTACGACCTCTCCAGCCTGCGCGTGCTGGGCAGCGTCGGCGAGCCGATCAACCCCGAGGCGTGGATCTGGTACCGGGAGACCATCGGCGCGGGCAAGACGCCCGTCGTGGACACCTGGTGGCAGACCGAGACCGGCGCGATCATGATCTCGCCGCTGCCCGGCGCGACGGCGGCCAAGCCCGGTTCGGCGCAGCGCCCGCTGCCCGGCATCGGCGCGAAGGTCGTCGACGACCAGGGCGACGAGGTCCCGCACGGCGGTGGCGGCTACCTGGTGCTCGACGAGCCGTGGCCCGCGATGCTGCGCGGCATCTGGGGCGACGAGCAGCGCTACCGCGACACCTACTGGTCGCGGTTCGGCGAGCGGGGCTACTACTTCGCCGGCGACGGCGCGAAGTACGACGCCGACGGCGACATCTGGCTGCTGGGCCGGGTGGACGACGTGATGAACGTGTCCGGGCACCGCATCTCCACCACCGAGGTCGAGTCCGCGCTGGTGTCGCACCCGACGGTGGCCGAGGCGGCGGTCGTCGGCGCGACCGACGCGACCACCGGCCAGGGCATCGTGGCCTTCGTGATCCTGCGCGGCGGCGTCGCCGAGGGCTCGGACGGCGCGGAGGCGATCAAGGCGCTGCGCGACCACGTGGCCAAGGAGATCGGCCCGATCGCGAAGCCGCGGCAGATCATGGTCGTGCCGGAGCTGCCGAAGACCCGCTCGGGCAAGATCATGCGCCGCCTGCTGCGCGACGTGGCGGAGAACCGGCAGGTCGGCGACGTCACCACGCTCGCCGACTCGTCCGTCATGGACCTGATCTCCCAGGGCCTGAAGACCGGCTCCCCGGAGGACTGA
- a CDS encoding Lrp/AsnC family transcriptional regulator, whose translation MSIELDGVDRALLEALQDDARLSYNELARRVHVSPPTVAQRVRRLENAGVITGYRAAVDPTMVGRPVIALVRMKCYGSRCITVHPELLDDCPEVVEVVRLTGDICSVVKVVTTSVSELERLLVRLGGYGETSSAMVLSTPIPWRPVPAG comes from the coding sequence ATGAGCATCGAGTTGGACGGCGTCGACCGCGCCCTGCTGGAGGCGCTCCAGGACGACGCGCGGCTGTCGTACAACGAGCTGGCCCGGCGCGTGCACGTGTCGCCGCCGACCGTGGCCCAGCGCGTGCGCCGGCTGGAGAACGCGGGCGTCATCACCGGCTACCGGGCCGCGGTGGACCCGACGATGGTGGGGCGGCCGGTCATCGCCCTGGTGCGGATGAAGTGCTACGGCTCGCGGTGCATCACCGTGCACCCCGAGCTGCTCGACGACTGCCCCGAGGTGGTCGAGGTGGTGCGGTTGACGGGGGACATCTGCTCGGTGGTCAAGGTCGTCACCACGTCGGTCAGCGAGCTGGAGCGGCTGCTCGTCCGGCTGGGCGGCTACGGCGAGACGTCCAGCGCGATGGTGCTGTCCACGCCTATCCCGTGGCGCCCGGTGCCAGCAGGGTGA
- a CDS encoding serine hydrolase domain-containing protein: protein MRIPALLVATTLVITTPAHATGGHEARFDRPHDGWAHSSVLRAGTPERVGLDPAPIDAALDRVEQYTRPDATGHPLFAGAVTLLAHEGTVVTHEPTGWAVRYGDGSAVELPEDQRVPMTRDTIFDLASISKLFTSIVVMRQHELGRFELDDPVAEHLPEFGVNGKSSITVEQLLTHTSGLVAWLPLWSRYPDVPSRVKAVMDTTPVNPPGTAYVYSDLNLITLGLLAQKWSGTPLDVLVREGITAPLGLKDTGYNPPASKLDRIAATEYQAGRGVVRGVVHDENAWSLGGVAGHAGMFSTARELAVLGQAILNGGSYGGRRILRPDTVELMLTDFNQAFPGNSHGLGFELDQRWYMGALTSPRAAGHTGFTGTTLVLDPLSRSIAILLTNRVHPSRDWGSINPARRAVANGLAQAMAVKPRHGTAHTPTAGGATLTTRALEQRPGQRKLVFDAFVDLDPGDSVVVEATDDGATWREVRVLTGYGQRRWQRVEVVTEAAVAFRWRYVQGTGYGGRGAYVDSVRITDRRGVLLDAEREPVGLHSEGWRVADR, encoded by the coding sequence ATGCGCATCCCTGCCCTGCTTGTCGCCACCACGCTCGTGATCACGACACCCGCGCACGCCACCGGCGGCCACGAGGCCCGCTTCGACCGGCCGCACGACGGCTGGGCGCACAGCTCCGTGCTGCGCGCAGGCACCCCGGAACGGGTCGGGCTCGACCCGGCCCCGATCGACGCCGCCCTGGACCGGGTCGAGCAGTACACGAGACCGGACGCCACCGGTCACCCCCTGTTCGCGGGCGCCGTCACGCTGCTCGCGCACGAGGGCACCGTGGTCACCCACGAGCCGACGGGCTGGGCGGTCCGCTACGGCGACGGCTCGGCCGTCGAGCTGCCCGAGGACCAGCGGGTGCCGATGACCCGCGACACGATCTTCGACCTGGCGTCGATCTCGAAGCTGTTCACGTCGATCGTCGTGATGCGCCAGCACGAGCTGGGCAGGTTCGAGCTGGACGACCCGGTCGCCGAGCACCTGCCCGAGTTCGGCGTCAACGGCAAGTCGTCCATCACGGTGGAGCAGCTGCTCACGCACACGTCCGGCCTCGTGGCGTGGCTGCCGCTGTGGTCGCGGTACCCGGACGTGCCGTCGCGGGTGAAGGCCGTCATGGACACCACGCCGGTCAACCCGCCGGGCACCGCGTACGTCTACTCCGACCTGAACCTGATCACGCTGGGGCTGCTCGCGCAGAAGTGGTCGGGCACGCCGCTGGACGTGCTGGTCCGCGAGGGCATCACCGCGCCGCTGGGCCTGAAGGACACCGGCTACAACCCGCCCGCGAGCAAGCTCGACCGGATCGCGGCGACCGAGTACCAGGCCGGCCGGGGCGTCGTGCGCGGCGTCGTGCACGACGAGAACGCGTGGTCGCTGGGTGGCGTCGCCGGGCACGCGGGCATGTTCTCCACGGCCCGCGAACTGGCCGTCCTCGGCCAGGCGATCCTCAACGGCGGCTCGTACGGCGGTCGGCGCATCCTGCGGCCGGACACCGTCGAACTGATGCTCACCGACTTCAACCAGGCGTTCCCGGGCAACTCGCACGGCCTGGGCTTCGAGCTGGACCAGCGCTGGTACATGGGCGCGCTGACCTCGCCGAGGGCCGCCGGGCACACCGGGTTCACCGGCACGACGCTGGTGCTCGACCCGCTGTCGAGGTCGATCGCGATCCTGCTGACCAACCGGGTGCACCCGAGCCGCGACTGGGGCTCGATCAACCCGGCCCGCCGGGCGGTCGCGAACGGCCTGGCGCAGGCGATGGCGGTGAAGCCGCGGCACGGCACCGCGCACACGCCGACCGCGGGCGGCGCCACGTTGACCACCCGGGCCCTGGAGCAGCGCCCCGGGCAGCGGAAGCTGGTGTTCGACGCGTTCGTGGACCTCGACCCGGGCGACTCGGTCGTGGTGGAGGCGACGGACGACGGGGCGACCTGGCGCGAGGTCCGGGTGCTGACCGGGTACGGGCAGCGGCGGTGGCAGCGGGTCGAGGTCGTGACCGAGGCGGCGGTGGCGTTCCGCTGGCGGTACGTCCAGGGCACCGGTTACGGCGGCCGGGGCGCGTACGTGGACTCGGTGCGGATCACCGATCGGCGGGGCGTGCTGCTCGACGCGGAACGCGAGCCGGTGGGGTTGCACTCCGAAGGGTGGCGGGTCGCGGACCGCTAG
- the kynU gene encoding kynureninase: MAHDPLAHVRDLFDLDDEVVYLDGNSLGAPPKAVAGRVRDVVERQWGRRLIRSWSEGWWEAPERVGNRIGRLVGAAPGQVVVADSTSVNLFKALMAAVRNTDRSEIVVDAGTFPTDGYIARSVAELTGLALRPAPPEGLDLRDTTAVVLLNHVDYRTGRLLDMAALTRQAHEVGAKVVWDLCHSAGVLPIELDALEVDLAVGCTYKFLNGGPGSPAFLYVPRNAQHAFEQPLTGWTGHEVPFAMAAEYTPDPGVSRARVGTPDILSMLALDAALDVWDDVSLVDVRAKGLALTGHFMRLVEGLPGIGVLTPSDEWRGHQVSLRHPDARRLVEELAERQVLGDHRPPDVLRFGFAPLYNTFDEAERAAAILKELL; this comes from the coding sequence ATGGCGCACGATCCGTTGGCACACGTCAGGGACCTGTTCGACCTCGACGACGAGGTCGTCTACCTGGACGGCAACTCGTTGGGCGCGCCGCCGAAGGCCGTGGCCGGGCGCGTGCGCGACGTCGTGGAGCGGCAGTGGGGCCGGCGGCTGATCCGCAGCTGGTCCGAGGGCTGGTGGGAGGCGCCGGAGCGGGTCGGCAACCGGATCGGGCGGCTGGTCGGCGCGGCGCCGGGGCAGGTCGTGGTCGCGGACTCGACCAGCGTGAACCTGTTCAAGGCGCTGATGGCGGCGGTCCGCAACACCGACCGGTCCGAGATCGTGGTCGACGCCGGGACGTTCCCGACCGACGGCTACATCGCGCGCTCGGTGGCGGAGCTGACCGGGCTCGCGCTGCGGCCCGCGCCGCCGGAGGGGCTGGACCTGCGGGACACGACGGCGGTCGTGCTGCTCAACCACGTCGACTACCGCACCGGCCGGCTGCTGGACATGGCGGCGTTGACGCGGCAGGCGCACGAGGTGGGCGCGAAGGTCGTGTGGGACCTGTGCCACAGCGCGGGCGTGCTGCCCATCGAGCTGGACGCGCTGGAGGTTGACCTGGCGGTCGGCTGCACCTACAAGTTCCTCAACGGCGGACCGGGGTCGCCGGCGTTCCTGTACGTGCCGAGGAACGCGCAACACGCGTTCGAGCAGCCGTTGACCGGGTGGACGGGGCACGAGGTGCCGTTCGCGATGGCGGCGGAGTACACGCCCGACCCCGGTGTGTCCCGGGCGCGCGTGGGCACGCCGGACATCCTGTCGATGCTGGCCCTGGACGCCGCGCTGGACGTGTGGGACGACGTGTCGCTGGTGGACGTGCGGGCGAAGGGCCTGGCGCTGACCGGTCACTTCATGCGGCTGGTCGAGGGTCTGCCGGGCATCGGGGTGCTGACCCCGTCCGACGAGTGGCGCGGGCACCAGGTCAGCCTGCGGCACCCCGACGCGCGGCGGTTGGTGGAGGAGCTGGCCGAGCGCCAGGTGCTCGGCGACCACCGCCCGCCGGACGTGCTGCGGTTCGGCTTCGCACCGCTGTACAACACGTTCGACGAGGCGGAGCGCGCCGCGGCGATCCTCAAGGAACTCCTCTGA
- a CDS encoding GNAT family N-acetyltransferase: MTWYDRPVLTGAHVRLEPLSHDHVEGLHEAGKDPDTWTWLSSDQPKDLDDTRAYVDEALNDPTRLAWAQIDPRTGEVAGTTSYYEIDPRNRGLYIGHTWIGTRWQRTALNTNAKFLLLARAFEDLGALRVGWHTDLRNERSQRAIERLGATREGVLRVHRVRPDGSLRDTVVYSMTAAEWPALKARLTT, encoded by the coding sequence ATGACCTGGTACGACCGCCCCGTGCTCACCGGCGCGCACGTCCGCCTCGAACCCCTGTCCCACGACCACGTCGAGGGCCTGCACGAGGCGGGCAAGGACCCCGACACGTGGACGTGGCTCAGCTCGGACCAGCCGAAGGACCTCGACGACACCCGGGCGTACGTGGACGAGGCGCTGAACGACCCCACCCGCCTGGCGTGGGCGCAGATCGACCCGCGCACGGGCGAGGTCGCGGGCACCACGTCGTACTACGAGATCGACCCGCGCAACCGGGGCCTCTACATCGGCCACACGTGGATCGGCACGCGCTGGCAGCGCACCGCGCTCAATACCAACGCCAAGTTCCTCCTCCTCGCGCGGGCGTTCGAGGACCTCGGCGCGCTCCGCGTCGGCTGGCACACCGACCTGCGCAACGAGCGCTCGCAACGCGCCATCGAACGGCTCGGCGCGACCCGCGAGGGCGTGCTGCGGGTGCACCGCGTCCGGCCGGACGGGTCGCTGCGCGACACGGTCGTCTACTCGATGACGGCCGCCGAGTGGCCCGCGCTGAAGGCCCGGCTGACCACGTGA
- a CDS encoding phage holin family protein has product MTSARENTNGSGLPPVPSIPLTAESPAVIAGETSVGGLVRDATAHLSTLVRAEVELAKSEVAGELKKGVKGSVYFIVALTVLLFSSFFFFFFGAELLDVWLPRWSAFLIVFGLMLVTAGLFAFLGYRKVKKLRAPQRTIDSARDTVAALRHRDAH; this is encoded by the coding sequence GTGACCAGCGCTCGGGAGAACACCAACGGCAGCGGACTGCCACCTGTCCCGTCCATCCCGTTGACCGCGGAGAGCCCGGCGGTGATCGCGGGGGAGACGTCGGTCGGCGGTCTCGTGCGCGACGCGACGGCCCACCTGTCCACGCTGGTCAGGGCCGAGGTCGAACTGGCCAAGTCCGAGGTGGCCGGTGAGCTCAAGAAGGGCGTGAAGGGCAGCGTCTACTTCATCGTCGCCCTGACCGTGCTGCTGTTCAGCTCGTTCTTCTTCTTCTTCTTCGGCGCCGAACTGCTCGACGTGTGGCTGCCGCGCTGGTCCGCGTTCCTCATCGTGTTCGGGCTGATGCTCGTCACGGCGGGGCTGTTCGCGTTCCTCGGCTACCGCAAGGTGAAGAAGCTGCGCGCGCCGCAGCGGACCATCGACTCGGCCAGGGACACGGTCGCGGCGCTGCGCCACCGCGACGCCCACTGA
- a CDS encoding MurR/RpiR family transcriptional regulator has translation MSTENTADSSPLVTIRSLLPGLARAEQRVAKVVLDNPATVAHRSITEVAEAAGTSETTVTRFCKAIGVGGYPELRIALAADTARTSMRSDRDLGGDIGPGDDLRQVVGKVAFADARAVEETAEQLNVETLEAVVEAVAGAGRVDVYGFGASAFVAFDLQQKLHRIGRTCFAWNDTHIALTSAAVLTPADVAVGISHTGSTSETVEALRVAGDRGATTVALTNFPRSPISEVADHVLTTAARETTFRSGAMASRIAQLTVIDCLFIGVAQRHVDSAKTALEATYDAVAGHRLGARPDGRRRRESAK, from the coding sequence GTGTCCACTGAGAACACTGCCGATTCCAGCCCCCTGGTCACGATCCGCTCGCTCCTGCCCGGCCTCGCCCGTGCGGAGCAGCGGGTGGCCAAGGTCGTGCTGGACAACCCGGCGACCGTCGCCCACCGCAGCATCACCGAGGTCGCCGAGGCCGCGGGCACCAGCGAGACCACGGTGACCCGCTTCTGCAAGGCCATCGGGGTGGGCGGCTACCCCGAGCTGCGCATAGCGCTCGCCGCCGACACGGCGCGCACGTCGATGCGCAGCGACCGCGACCTGGGCGGCGACATCGGACCGGGCGACGACCTGCGGCAGGTCGTCGGCAAGGTGGCGTTCGCCGACGCGCGCGCGGTCGAGGAGACCGCCGAGCAGCTGAACGTCGAGACGCTGGAAGCGGTCGTCGAGGCGGTCGCGGGCGCGGGCAGGGTGGACGTCTACGGGTTCGGCGCCAGCGCGTTCGTCGCGTTCGACCTCCAGCAGAAGCTGCACCGCATAGGGCGTACCTGCTTCGCGTGGAACGACACGCACATCGCGCTCACCTCGGCCGCCGTCCTCACCCCGGCCGACGTCGCGGTCGGCATCTCGCACACCGGCTCCACCTCGGAGACCGTCGAGGCGCTCCGGGTGGCCGGCGACCGCGGCGCGACCACGGTGGCGCTGACGAACTTCCCGCGCTCCCCGATCAGCGAGGTCGCCGACCACGTGCTCACCACGGCGGCGCGCGAGACCACGTTCCGGTCGGGCGCCATGGCCAGCCGCATCGCGCAGCTGACCGTGATCGACTGCCTGTTCATCGGGGTCGCCCAGCGGCACGTGGACAGCGCGAAGACCGCCCTGGAGGCGACGTACGACGCGGTGGCGGGCCACCGGTTGGGCGCCAGGCCGGACGGCCGGCGACGCCGGGAGAGCGCTAAATGA
- a CDS encoding tryptophan 2,3-dioxygenase, translating into MTCPVSPKLDFGGTTPYEDYVHASVLHGLQQQWSDDPREMSFLVITQVMELYFGLLCFEWRHAQGELRADDVRAAVRTLRRSELHMQALNAAWRPIARMTPAEFNSFRDALGEGSGFQSGRYREVEFLLGEKSRSLLVPHRAVPSQHDALEALLHEPSLYDDVLALLHRRGKPIPADVLTRDVSRGYEPNAEVEAVWADVYRDGPQDLLELGEALTDIAEEFTRWRHDHLLATRRSMGAKTGTGGSAGVAWLEKRAQRSVFPELWTARSYV; encoded by the coding sequence ATGACTTGTCCGGTCTCACCCAAACTCGACTTCGGCGGCACGACACCCTACGAGGACTACGTGCACGCCTCCGTGCTGCACGGCCTCCAGCAGCAGTGGTCCGACGACCCGCGCGAGATGTCGTTCCTGGTGATCACCCAGGTCATGGAGCTGTACTTCGGCCTGCTGTGCTTCGAGTGGCGGCACGCGCAGGGCGAGCTGCGCGCCGACGACGTGCGCGCCGCCGTGCGCACCCTGCGCCGCAGCGAGCTGCACATGCAGGCGCTGAACGCGGCGTGGCGGCCGATCGCGCGGATGACCCCCGCCGAGTTCAACTCCTTCCGCGACGCCCTCGGCGAGGGCTCGGGCTTCCAGTCCGGCCGCTACCGCGAGGTGGAGTTCCTGCTCGGCGAGAAGTCCCGCTCGCTGCTCGTGCCGCACCGCGCCGTGCCCAGCCAGCACGACGCCCTGGAGGCGCTGCTGCACGAGCCGAGCCTGTACGACGACGTGCTCGCCCTGCTGCACCGCCGCGGCAAGCCGATCCCCGCCGACGTGCTGACGCGCGACGTGAGCCGGGGCTACGAGCCGAACGCCGAGGTCGAGGCCGTGTGGGCGGACGTCTACCGCGACGGCCCGCAGGACCTGCTCGAACTGGGCGAGGCGCTGACCGACATCGCCGAGGAGTTCACCCGCTGGCGGCACGACCACCTGCTCGCGACCCGGCGTTCGATGGGCGCGAAGACCGGCACCGGCGGTTCGGCCGGCGTCGCGTGGTTGGAGAAGCGCGCGCAGCGCTCCGTCTTCCCCGAGTTGTGGACCGCGAGGAGCTACGTGTGA